Proteins encoded by one window of Nostoc sp. PCC 7120 = FACHB-418:
- a CDS encoding NHLP bacteriocin export ABC transporter permease/ATPase subunit translates to MTEKALRELASVLNPAANLPQGETPLLVAVGAVGKALGITIRPPAKTEILLSGLPETLLGIARASGFRIRRVTLIPNWWKTDCGSLVAFTQAENRPVALLRVKANKYEILDSVDLTYTPVNRQTAAQLAPIAYTFYRPLPDKEITFLDMLQFTLRGSTADLLKILWVGVFATLFGMFTPQITGILIDYAIPDANRQLLIEMGLGLLAASFGVTIFQLTQAFAILRVQTQVSYDTQAAVWDRLLKLKPAFFRSYSTGDLYNRVSAMTQIRNRLSGSILRTLFTSIFSLLNLGLLLIYSFPLALVAMAIALVIVLITTIISLLTRRKLRPLQQLSGDILGLTVQLIGGVSKLRVAAAESEAFAYWAKKYTQQVKLMLSTQFIEDVLTTFNVMLPAVSSIALFGLSVSLLGKAEGGTGLSTGTFLAFNTAFGTFIASATRLSNTLIDILEITILWERTQPILKTKPEVDADKFHPGKLSGEIKLNQVSFRYRQDSPLVLENIALEAKAGEFIAIVGASGSGKSTVLRLLLGFETPEAGTISYDGRDLSGLDIAAVRRQLGVVLQNGRIMSGSIWENIAGGAIVTQDEAWSALQMAGLAEDVEAMPMGIHTIISEGGGNVSGGQRQRLFIARALVHKPQILLFDEATSALDNRTQAIVTQSLAQLGVTRVVIAHRLSTIRHADMIYVLQAGKIVQQGSFEELAAVEGLFANLMARQR, encoded by the coding sequence ATGACAGAAAAAGCCCTACGGGAACTAGCCTCTGTCCTCAATCCCGCCGCTAATCTTCCCCAAGGAGAAACACCCTTACTAGTTGCTGTGGGTGCTGTAGGAAAAGCATTGGGGATAACTATTCGCCCACCTGCAAAAACTGAAATTCTTCTTAGCGGACTCCCGGAAACCCTCTTAGGAATTGCCCGTGCTTCTGGTTTCCGCATCCGTCGAGTTACCCTCATACCCAACTGGTGGAAAACAGATTGCGGTTCTCTAGTAGCTTTTACTCAAGCAGAAAATCGCCCTGTTGCTCTACTCAGGGTAAAAGCTAACAAGTATGAGATACTTGACTCTGTAGATTTGACGTACACTCCTGTCAACCGCCAAACTGCTGCACAACTCGCACCCATCGCCTATACTTTTTATCGCCCCTTACCAGACAAAGAAATTACATTCTTAGATATGCTGCAATTTACCCTTAGAGGGAGTACAGCAGATTTGCTGAAAATCCTCTGGGTGGGAGTATTTGCAACTTTGTTCGGGATGTTTACCCCGCAAATAACAGGCATTCTCATCGACTATGCCATTCCCGATGCGAACCGCCAATTATTAATTGAGATGGGTTTAGGGTTGTTAGCCGCTAGCTTTGGGGTGACAATCTTTCAACTGACTCAAGCTTTTGCCATTTTGCGAGTACAAACCCAAGTCAGTTACGATACTCAAGCTGCGGTTTGGGATCGACTCCTCAAACTTAAACCCGCCTTTTTTCGCTCCTATTCCACAGGGGATCTCTATAATCGCGTCTCCGCTATGACTCAGATTCGCAACCGATTGAGCGGTAGCATTCTGCGAACCTTATTCACGAGTATATTCTCATTGTTAAATTTGGGATTGCTATTAATCTATAGTTTTCCTCTGGCATTAGTAGCAATGGCGATCGCTTTGGTAATAGTTCTGATTACTACTATTATTAGTCTGCTTACCCGCCGAAAATTACGTCCCCTCCAGCAGCTTTCGGGAGACATTCTGGGACTAACAGTGCAGTTAATCGGTGGAGTCTCTAAACTGCGAGTTGCTGCTGCTGAATCAGAGGCGTTTGCTTACTGGGCAAAAAAATACACTCAGCAGGTAAAACTGATGTTAAGTACCCAATTCATTGAAGATGTGCTGACCACCTTTAATGTTATGCTGCCAGCAGTCAGTTCAATTGCGCTGTTTGGATTGTCTGTTTCCTTGCTGGGAAAGGCTGAGGGAGGAACGGGATTATCTACGGGGACATTTCTCGCCTTTAATACTGCCTTTGGTACTTTTATCGCCAGTGCCACAAGATTAAGCAACACCCTCATAGATATTTTAGAAATCACGATTTTATGGGAACGCACCCAACCCATTTTAAAAACAAAACCAGAAGTTGATGCTGATAAATTCCATCCTGGCAAGCTTTCTGGTGAAATTAAATTAAACCAAGTTAGCTTTCGCTACCGCCAAGATAGTCCTTTAGTTTTAGAGAATATCGCGCTAGAAGCCAAAGCCGGGGAATTTATTGCGATTGTCGGAGCATCGGGAAGTGGAAAATCCACTGTTCTAAGGTTATTACTGGGATTTGAAACCCCAGAGGCAGGAACAATCTCCTATGATGGCAGAGATTTGTCGGGATTAGATATTGCAGCCGTGCGGCGACAATTGGGAGTAGTGCTGCAAAATGGGCGAATTATGAGTGGTTCGATTTGGGAGAATATTGCTGGGGGCGCAATTGTTACCCAAGATGAAGCTTGGTCAGCATTGCAGATGGCTGGATTAGCGGAGGATGTGGAAGCAATGCCTATGGGGATACATACTATTATTTCCGAAGGAGGGGGCAACGTTTCAGGAGGACAGCGCCAGAGGTTATTTATCGCCCGTGCGTTGGTACATAAACCGCAGATTTTACTGTTTGATGAGGCGACATCGGCGTTAGATAATCGCACCCAGGCGATCGTGACTCAAAGTTTAGCACAATTGGGAGTCACTCGCGTAGTGATTGCCCATCGTTTAAGTACAATTCGTCATGCAGACATGATTTATGTGCTGCAAGCAGGGAAGATAGTCCAGCAGGGAAGTTTTGAGGAATTAGCAGCCGTTGAGGGGTTATTTGCTAATTTGATGGCGCGACAGAGATAG
- a CDS encoding NHLP bacteriocin system secretion protein: MSDKKRSIFRQQALDRLSSPERLDHLMQVVNHKDWLSLGGLAIFGVLGVLWSVFGNIPITVTGKGVLINPRRVVQFQSPISGQVRSLNVKDGQCVAKDDILATIDPSQQKQQLQQQRDKLAQLQRQVQKTTLLRQQQTQLETEAIAAERTSLKQRLQNTQKLAPRLQDEGLNSIDQQRLSLQERLKDVEELTPVLQKRVEKQRELQKQGAISEEQVLQAEQEYRQTRQNISKIKAQLQQLRVQETEQQQKYLENKNNITQINAELEKLNTRSKQLEQNNLAADNTENNQIQELQQAIARWEKEVADNSTIKSSHAGCIVEITATLGQYLSPGNRLGTLQISGQASEMMSVAYFRVQDGKQIKPGMPILITPDTVKRARFGGIVGKITNISAFPVTSEGASSVVGNPELVQKVMDGEGGKIEAIAQLKLDPKNFSGYEWSSSDGPKLAISPGTTTTVRVTVEERSPITFVLPILREWSRLENL; this comes from the coding sequence ATGTCTGACAAAAAACGCAGTATCTTTCGTCAACAAGCACTTGATCGCCTATCTTCTCCAGAACGTTTGGATCATTTGATGCAAGTTGTTAACCACAAAGATTGGTTATCTTTGGGCGGATTGGCTATTTTTGGGGTTTTAGGTGTACTCTGGAGCGTGTTTGGTAATATTCCCATCACAGTCACAGGAAAGGGAGTGTTAATTAATCCCCGGCGGGTGGTGCAGTTTCAGTCTCCGATATCGGGACAGGTGCGATCGCTAAATGTTAAAGATGGACAATGTGTAGCCAAGGATGATATTCTCGCCACCATCGATCCCTCTCAACAAAAACAGCAATTACAGCAACAACGGGATAAACTAGCTCAATTACAACGACAAGTCCAAAAAACTACTTTACTGCGACAACAACAAACCCAGTTAGAAACAGAAGCGATTGCTGCTGAAAGAACAAGTTTAAAACAACGGTTGCAAAATACTCAAAAATTAGCTCCTCGCCTGCAAGATGAAGGATTAAATAGCATTGACCAACAGCGTCTTAGTCTTCAAGAACGTCTCAAAGATGTAGAAGAATTAACGCCTGTACTCCAAAAAAGAGTTGAAAAACAACGGGAATTGCAAAAGCAAGGAGCAATTTCCGAAGAACAAGTTTTACAAGCAGAACAAGAATATCGCCAAACCCGTCAGAATATCTCAAAGATTAAAGCACAGTTACAGCAATTACGAGTCCAAGAAACAGAACAACAGCAAAAATATTTGGAAAATAAAAATAATATTACCCAAATTAACGCTGAGTTAGAAAAATTAAATACCCGTAGCAAACAACTAGAACAGAATAATCTAGCAGCTGATAATACTGAAAACAATCAAATTCAGGAATTGCAGCAAGCGATCGCTCGCTGGGAAAAAGAAGTTGCAGACAACAGTACCATTAAAAGTTCTCACGCTGGATGTATTGTAGAAATAACCGCTACTCTAGGGCAATATCTCAGTCCAGGCAACCGTCTAGGAACTTTGCAAATATCTGGACAAGCCAGCGAAATGATGAGCGTTGCTTATTTTAGGGTACAAGATGGCAAGCAAATTAAACCAGGAATGCCGATTTTAATTACACCAGATACGGTCAAGCGGGCAAGATTTGGGGGGATTGTCGGGAAAATTACTAATATTTCAGCCTTTCCTGTCACCTCGGAAGGTGCAAGTTCTGTAGTAGGAAACCCAGAATTAGTCCAAAAAGTGATGGATGGGGAAGGAGGGAAAATAGAGGCGATCGCGCAATTAAAACTTGACCCTAAGAACTTTAGCGGTTATGAGTGGTCATCTTCTGATGGGCCAAAGTTGGCAATTTCTCCAGGAACAACTACCACTGTCAGAGTAACAGTAGAAGAGCGATCGCCCATCACTTTTGTTTTGCCAATTTTAAGGGAGTGGAGTCGGCTAGAAAATCTTTGA
- a CDS encoding transposase (programmed frameshift), translated as MWNEYNNPRHIRTLNGVVELQLKIRRCQNKSCMRYKKAYRPEQEGSLALPQNEFGLDVIAYIGALRYQEHRSVPQIHTHLELKGICISKRTVTHLIDRYDELLSLWLKDHKRLKAIVANQGRVILAIDGMQPEIGHEVLWVIRDCLSGEILLAKTLLSSRNEDLVALLLEVANTLDVPIDGVVSDGQQSIRKAVGLALPKIAHGLCHYHYLKEAIKPIYEADRNAKKELKKKVRGLREIERSVTNEDKDLVTIIEDYCSAVRSSITNDGHPPLEASGLKLQENLTLIEQSLERMEKRSALPPPLVNLKHLLAKGLSATASLFSPVRVAYQWVDKASNILNNKIGLDAAGVKQSYQQLLTEMSQQKQKAGTLNTAIDNFIKTTHSYWSGLFHCYEIEDFPRTNNDLEHAFGMLRYHQRRCTGRKVAPSSLVIRGSVKLACAIATKLHSFTASDLAQVDIHTWLELRSQLQKHHKARIEQYRFRRDPKAYLANLESRLL; from the exons ATGTGGAATGAATACAATAATCCTCGACATATAAGAACGCTAAATGGGGTAGTAGAACTACAGCTAAAAATTCGGCGATGTCAAAATAAGTCATGTATGCGGTATAAAAAAGCATATCGACCAGAGCAAGAAGGGTCACTCGCTCTACCACAGAACGAATTTGGTTTGGATGTGATTGCTTATATAGGAGCATTACGCTACCAGGAACATAGAAGTGTTCCTCAAATACATACTCACCTTGAATTAAAAGGTATATGTATAAGTAAACGAACGGTCACACACTTAATTGACAGATATGACGAGTTACTTTCTTTATGGCTAAAAGACCATAAAAGATTAAAAGCAATAGTGGCTAATCAAGGACGGGTGATATTAGCCATTGATGGGATGCAGCCAGAAATTGGACATGAGGTATTATGGGTAATTCGAGATTGTCTATCAGGAGAAATTTTACTTGCTAAAACTTTATTATCATCAAGGAATGAAGATTTAGTAGCGTTATTATTAGAAGTGGCTAATACACTGGATGTACCAATTGATGGAGTTGTTAGTGATGGACAACAATCAATTCGTAAAGCTGTTGGGTTAGCATTACCTAAAATTGCTCATGGTTTATGTCATTACCATTACCTGAAAGAAGCAATTAAACCCATATATGAGGCGGATAGAAATGCAAAAAAGGAATTG AAAAAAAAAGTTAGAGGATTACGAGAAATTGAACGTAGTGTTACCAATGAAGATAAGGATTTGGTGACTATTATTGAAGATTATTGCTCGGCAGTCCGTAGTTCTATAACCAATGATGGACATCCACCGTTAGAGGCATCTGGATTAAAGTTACAAGAAAATTTGACTTTGATAGAACAAAGCTTAGAAAGGATGGAAAAAAGAAGTGCTTTACCACCACCTTTAGTTAACCTAAAACACCTTCTAGCTAAGGGATTATCTGCTACTGCATCTTTATTTTCACCTGTGAGGGTTGCATATCAGTGGGTTGATAAAGCTAGTAATATTCTCAACAATAAAATAGGTCTTGATGCTGCTGGGGTCAAACAAAGTTATCAGCAACTGTTGACAGAAATGTCTCAACAAAAGCAGAAAGCTGGTACCCTGAACACTGCAATCGATAACTTTATAAAAACCACCCACAGCTACTGGTCTGGACTTTTTCATTGTTATGAAATTGAAGATTTTCCTAGAACTAATAATGACTTAGAACACGCTTTTGGTATGCTACGTTATCATCAACGTCGTTGTACCGGTCGTAAGGTTGCCCCCTCATCTCTCGTTATTCGTGGTTCTGTCAAACTTGCCTGTGCGATAGCTACTAAGCTTCATTCTTTTACCGCATCTGATTTAGCACAAGTTGATATTCATACTTGGCTCGAATTACGCTCTCAATTGCAAAAACACCACAAAGCCAGAATTGAACAGTATCGATTTCGCAGAGACCCCAAGGCTTACTTGGCTAATCTAGAGAGTCGTCTTCTCTAG
- a CDS encoding calcium-binding protein yields MRTGDGNDTIVGGAGNDSISAGNGNNNITGSDGNDTITSGSGNDTIAGGLGNDTITAGTGINIIDGGEGTDTLVDGNFSTLTTAINVDDIGITQTAITLADGTSVTNIELFTNLTTGSGNDVISFTQRNNNTINTGSGDDTINAGLGSDSVDGGAGNVTC; encoded by the coding sequence ATTCGCACAGGTGATGGTAATGACACCATTGTTGGTGGTGCAGGTAATGACAGCATAAGTGCAGGGAATGGGAACAACAACATCACAGGTAGTGATGGTAACGACACTATTACTAGTGGTAGCGGCAACGATACCATTGCGGGTGGTTTAGGAAATGACACTATCACCGCAGGAACAGGCATCAATATCATTGATGGCGGAGAGGGAACAGATACCTTAGTTGATGGCAACTTCAGTACACTAACTACGGCTATCAATGTCGATGATATAGGTATAACTCAAACTGCCATCACCTTAGCAGATGGTACAAGTGTCACCAACATTGAACTGTTTACCAATTTAACCACTGGCAGTGGCAACGATGTCATCAGCTTTACCCAGCGCAACAATAACACGATTAATACTGGGAGTGGAGACGACACAATTAACGCAGGATTAGGAAGCGATAGTGTAGATGGTGGTGCAGGGAATGTGACCTGTTAA